In Caldilineales bacterium, one genomic interval encodes:
- a CDS encoding glycoside hydrolase family 16 protein: MPKLTAPHPADSDILFFDDFDGAELDRSQWNVHVTGTIFNQEQQAYVDSPETLYLSSGDETLGAYHGALIIHPRHRPGFLSPQGQRFDFISGRIDTRSKFDFTYGTAAARIRLPAGIGVWPAFWMLGYGQWPDTGEIDILEYVGEPDWVSAAAHGPGYFGETGLVNRFYFPADEDAAGWSAESAAGWHVYAVDWQPDRLHFTVDGRTVYRITRPMIDFVGPWVFAAPEFLILNVALGGVYPFKTNGLHSPAFGLPAATVRLIQQDQVRLAVDWVRVTGIG, encoded by the coding sequence ATGCCAAAACTCACTGCGCCCCACCCGGCTGACTCCGACATCCTCTTCTTCGACGACTTCGACGGGGCTGAACTCGACCGCTCGCAATGGAATGTGCACGTCACCGGAACCATCTTCAACCAGGAACAGCAGGCCTATGTCGATTCCCCCGAGACCCTTTATCTCTCGAGCGGGGATGAAACGCTGGGCGCGTATCACGGCGCCCTGATCATCCACCCGCGCCATCGCCCCGGCTTCCTCTCGCCGCAGGGCCAGCGTTTCGACTTCATCTCCGGGCGCATCGACACGCGCTCGAAGTTCGATTTCACCTACGGCACAGCCGCCGCCCGCATCAGGCTGCCGGCGGGGATCGGTGTGTGGCCCGCCTTCTGGATGCTGGGCTATGGCCAGTGGCCCGACACCGGCGAGATCGACATCCTGGAATATGTGGGCGAACCCGATTGGGTCAGCGCCGCCGCGCACGGGCCGGGCTATTTTGGCGAGACGGGGCTGGTGAACAGGTTCTATTTCCCCGCGGACGAGGACGCCGCCGGCTGGTCGGCCGAGAGCGCCGCCGGCTGGCATGTCTACGCCGTGGACTGGCAGCCCGATCGACTCCATTTCACGGTCGATGGCCGCACCGTCTACCGCATCACCCGCCCCATGATCGACTTTGTCGGCCCCTGGGTCTTCGCGGCGCCGGAGTTTCTGATCCTGAACGTCGCTTTGGGCGGCGTCTACCCGTTCAAAACCAACGGCCTACACAGCCCCGCCTTCGGCCTGCCCGCCGCCACCGTGCGCCTGATCCAGCAAGACCAGGTGCGGCTGGCGGTCGATTGGGTTCGGGTGACGGGCATAGGTTGA
- a CDS encoding glycoside hydrolase family 16 protein, which produces MRRRSFGLLLILALLLAGCRAASRPQPGGQRPLVTATATATATPTSSPAATPTATSAPTSPPIPTPPPIPIAAEAGWQLVWQDEFEGAAIDRSNWTFDLGGGGWGNGEAQIYTDRPENVRLENGLLVIEARKEPNETGGFKFTSARLKTQGLQEFQYGRIEARMKVPAGAGTWPAFWMLGSNFSTVGWPDCGEIDIMEYIGREPNMIMGTLHGPGFSGALGLTARSLQKEEIADAFHTYAVEWSAEQIRWFFDGEAYHTLTRADVGTDRWVFDQPFFMILNLAVGGTLGGLISPDTPFPANVYVDFVRVYQPTP; this is translated from the coding sequence ATGAGACGACGCTCTTTCGGGTTGTTGCTGATTCTGGCGCTCCTGCTCGCCGGCTGCCGGGCGGCCAGCCGGCCGCAGCCGGGCGGCCAGCGGCCGCTGGTCACGGCCACGGCCACGGCCACGGCCACGCCCACCAGCTCGCCGGCGGCGACGCCCACCGCCACATCCGCGCCCACCTCGCCCCCCATCCCCACCCCGCCGCCTATCCCCATCGCCGCCGAAGCAGGATGGCAGCTGGTCTGGCAGGATGAGTTCGAGGGCGCCGCCATCGACCGCAGCAATTGGACCTTCGACCTGGGCGGCGGTGGCTGGGGCAATGGCGAGGCGCAGATCTACACCGACCGGCCCGAAAACGTCCGCCTGGAGAACGGCTTGTTGGTGATCGAAGCCCGCAAAGAGCCAAACGAGACCGGAGGCTTCAAGTTCACGTCGGCGCGGCTGAAAACACAGGGGCTACAAGAATTCCAATATGGGCGGATCGAGGCCCGCATGAAGGTGCCGGCCGGCGCGGGCACCTGGCCGGCCTTCTGGATGCTGGGCAGCAATTTCAGCACGGTCGGCTGGCCCGATTGCGGCGAGATCGACATCATGGAATATATCGGCAGGGAGCCGAATATGATCATGGGCACGCTGCACGGGCCGGGCTTTTCCGGCGCCCTGGGCCTGACGGCTCGCAGCTTGCAAAAGGAAGAGATCGCCGACGCCTTCCACACCTACGCCGTCGAGTGGAGCGCCGAGCAGATCCGCTGGTTCTTCGATGGCGAAGCCTACCACACCCTGACCCGCGCCGATGTGGGGACGGACAGGTGGGTGTTCGACCAGCCCTTCTTCATGATCCTCAACTTGGCCGTCGGGGGCACGCTGGGCGGCCTGATTAGCCCGGACACCCCCTTCCCCGCCAACGTCTATGTCGATTTCGTCCGGGTCTACCAACCCACTCCCTGA
- a CDS encoding carbohydrate ABC transporter permease: protein MNTSNTRRKPINWGRIASYAIMVLMALIYLGPLLMLLNTSLKTMPSFSTNATGLATEFHWQNFAEAWEKANFPRYLLNSIIYTASATAIFIITGIFVAFPIARGYVKYASLLLTLYVIALFLPPALIPQFQLILNLGLYNTPQGFILLFVVNAVGIVILVNAAKSVPRELDEAAAIDGCSYLRFVWSIVLPLMRPAIATVIVLHSIGVWNEIITPTIYLTSEKYYPITRGLIVFQGVYGSQWPTLAAAVLMLTVPMLILFLFLQRYIIAGLTAGAVKG, encoded by the coding sequence ATGAATACATCCAACACCCGCAGAAAACCGATCAACTGGGGCAGGATTGCCTCCTATGCCATCATGGTGCTGATGGCGCTCATCTACCTGGGGCCGTTGCTGATGCTGCTCAACACATCGCTCAAGACGATGCCCTCCTTTTCGACCAACGCCACCGGGTTGGCCACGGAGTTCCATTGGCAGAACTTCGCCGAAGCCTGGGAAAAGGCCAATTTCCCCCGATACCTGCTCAATTCGATCATCTACACCGCCTCGGCCACCGCTATCTTTATCATCACCGGCATCTTCGTCGCCTTCCCCATTGCCCGCGGCTATGTGAAGTATGCCAGCCTCCTGCTCACCCTGTACGTCATCGCCCTGTTCCTGCCGCCGGCCTTGATCCCGCAGTTTCAGCTCATCCTGAACCTGGGGCTTTACAACACGCCGCAAGGCTTCATCTTGCTCTTCGTTGTCAACGCCGTGGGCATCGTCATTCTGGTCAACGCCGCCAAGTCGGTGCCCAGGGAACTGGACGAAGCCGCAGCCATCGATGGCTGTAGCTATTTGCGCTTCGTCTGGAGCATCGTCCTGCCCTTGATGCGCCCGGCCATCGCCACGGTGATCGTCCTGCACTCCATCGGCGTCTGGAACGAGATCATCACCCCCACCATCTACCTGACCAGCGAGAAGTACTACCCGATCACGCGCGGTCTGATCGTGTTCCAGGGCGTCTATGGCAGCCAGTGGCCCACGCTGGCGGCGGCGGTGCTGATGCTGACGGTGCCGATGCTGATCTTGTTCCTGTTCTTGCAGCGCTACATCATCGCCGGCCTCACCGCCGGCGCCGTCAAAGGCTAA
- a CDS encoding sugar ABC transporter permease, with product MYHFGRGRSRWTPYLFLLPGLLIYFVIALGPSLATTIYSFTDATGLKGAPVNWVGLENYREFLLLGQAAKDNLAVLGRTLIFSLFVSTIQFTLGLIVAMILNQRLWGRNIVRTLIFMPVILGAVIQGLIWSLFLYPLGGPASRLFELFGNSPQFLGGSPNEAFFWVIVVQIWANLGITMIIFLSGLQTIPSDYYEAASIDGANSWQVFRNVTWPLLTPSVNTNLLLNIIGSLQAWQLFLVLIGYRSGTQVLGYLIYATGFGAAGSLTQSFRQGYAAAASIVLFILVLIIGMVVQTYLRRREERILA from the coding sequence ATGTACCATTTCGGTCGCGGGCGCTCACGATGGACGCCCTACCTGTTCCTCTTACCGGGGCTGTTGATTTATTTCGTGATTGCGCTCGGCCCCTCCCTGGCAACGACAATCTACTCGTTCACAGACGCCACCGGCTTGAAAGGCGCCCCCGTCAACTGGGTTGGGCTGGAAAACTATCGGGAGTTCCTGCTCCTGGGGCAGGCAGCCAAAGATAACCTGGCGGTGCTGGGGCGGACGCTGATCTTCTCCCTCTTCGTTTCCACCATCCAGTTCACCCTCGGCCTGATCGTGGCCATGATCCTGAACCAGCGGCTGTGGGGGCGGAACATCGTCCGCACCTTGATCTTCATGCCCGTGATCTTGGGCGCGGTGATTCAGGGTTTGATCTGGTCTCTCTTCCTCTATCCGTTGGGCGGCCCGGCGTCGCGGCTGTTCGAACTCTTCGGCAACAGCCCGCAGTTCCTGGGCGGTTCGCCCAACGAAGCCTTCTTCTGGGTGATCGTGGTGCAGATCTGGGCCAATCTGGGCATTACCATGATCATCTTCTTGTCGGGCCTGCAAACCATCCCCTCTGACTACTACGAAGCGGCCAGCATCGACGGCGCCAACAGCTGGCAGGTGTTCAGGAATGTCACCTGGCCGCTGCTGACCCCCAGCGTCAACACCAACCTGCTCTTGAACATCATCGGCAGCCTGCAAGCCTGGCAACTGTTCTTGGTCTTGATCGGCTACCGCTCTGGCACCCAGGTGTTGGGCTATCTGATCTATGCCACAGGCTTCGGCGCGGCAGGGAGCCTGACCCAGAGTTTCCGGCAGGGCTATGCCGCCGCCGCTTCGATTGTCTTGTTCATCCTCGTGCTCATCATCGGTATGGTGGTTCAGACCTATCTGCGTCGCAGAGAAGAGAGGATTCTGGCATGA
- a CDS encoding extracellular solute-binding protein: protein MSKKTFSLLTTLVLLVAALALAACGGSSTPAPAAPAATQAPEQQAPTPAPQQAVTLRALVHQNPPMVEFMEAFNKQFEAKYPNIKVEMSVVNANDLATSTQTRLTANDVDLVDIFGFANPAQSYMKRVDKPNWQQLIEAGLLMDLTGQPFLANYDPAANTDAGGFNGKVYAINLGRVIYSGIYYNKALFEQNKVAVPTTWGELVTACETFTAANIPCMTAGGKDGWPIFVGAYGLIGAMYPDQAALVEGLWTGSAKWNDAKSLEMWEKMKVYAQNMMEPQASGIAGDAAPGRFASGAVAMFSGGSWYASAIEAANPALDWGYIPFPGSDTAQDNTYLFGKYDQGWAIAANTPNKDAALTYLTEFSAPDNYQAFVNAVGFIPTQPTATLDTKIGQEVKPYLANFRVGYEQYWVAPKGAGEFANPWASYFKPFGTYDDAQQLADKVQADLQAGLDAVK, encoded by the coding sequence ATGTCCAAGAAGACGTTTTCCCTGCTCACCACCCTTGTCTTGCTGGTCGCCGCCCTGGCGCTGGCAGCTTGCGGTGGCTCCAGCACCCCGGCGCCGGCAGCTCCAGCCGCCACACAAGCTCCTGAACAGCAGGCGCCCACCCCGGCCCCGCAGCAGGCAGTGACCCTGCGCGCCCTCGTGCACCAGAACCCGCCGATGGTGGAGTTCATGGAGGCCTTCAACAAGCAGTTCGAGGCCAAATATCCCAACATCAAGGTGGAGATGTCGGTGGTGAACGCCAACGACCTGGCCACCTCGACCCAGACCCGGCTGACCGCCAACGATGTCGATCTGGTCGACATCTTCGGCTTCGCCAATCCTGCCCAGTCCTACATGAAGCGTGTGGACAAGCCGAACTGGCAACAGCTGATCGAAGCCGGTTTGCTGATGGACTTGACCGGCCAACCCTTCCTGGCGAACTACGATCCGGCTGCGAATACGGACGCCGGCGGCTTCAACGGCAAGGTCTACGCCATCAACCTCGGCCGCGTGATCTACAGCGGCATCTACTACAACAAGGCCCTGTTCGAGCAGAACAAAGTGGCCGTTCCCACCACCTGGGGCGAGCTGGTGACGGCCTGTGAAACCTTCACCGCCGCCAACATCCCCTGCATGACCGCCGGCGGCAAGGACGGCTGGCCGATCTTCGTCGGCGCCTACGGTCTGATCGGCGCCATGTATCCCGACCAAGCGGCGCTGGTCGAGGGCTTGTGGACAGGCTCGGCCAAATGGAACGACGCCAAATCGCTGGAAATGTGGGAGAAGATGAAGGTCTACGCCCAGAACATGATGGAGCCGCAGGCCAGCGGCATCGCCGGCGATGCTGCCCCCGGTCGTTTCGCCTCCGGCGCGGTGGCCATGTTCTCCGGTGGCAGCTGGTACGCTTCCGCCATCGAAGCCGCCAACCCCGCCCTGGACTGGGGCTACATCCCCTTCCCCGGCTCCGACACCGCCCAAGACAACACCTACCTGTTCGGGAAATACGACCAGGGCTGGGCCATTGCCGCCAATACGCCCAACAAGGACGCGGCGTTGACCTACCTGACCGAGTTCTCGGCCCCCGACAACTACCAGGCCTTCGTCAATGCGGTGGGCTTCATCCCCACCCAGCCGACCGCGACCCTGGACACGAAGATCGGGCAGGAAGTCAAGCCCTACCTCGCCAACTTCCGCGTGGGCTATGAGCAGTACTGGGTGGCCCCCAAGGGCGCCGGCGAGTTTGCCAATCCCTGGGCCTCGTACTTCAAGCCCTTTGGCACCTACGACGATGCCCAGCAGCTTGCTGACAAAGTCCAGGCCGACCTCCAGGCCGGTCTCGACGCCGTGAAGTAA
- a CDS encoding LacI family DNA-binding transcriptional regulator, with protein MALTLEQIAKLAGVSRSTASRVLNGHPQVSAETRARVHEIMAAYGYAPNPTARALANRRHPEPTPEDAVKP; from the coding sequence ATGGCACTCACTCTTGAACAGATCGCAAAACTGGCCGGCGTATCCCGATCGACGGCCTCACGGGTTCTCAACGGCCACCCGCAGGTGAGCGCGGAGACGCGGGCGCGCGTGCACGAAATCATGGCCGCCTACGGCTATGCCCCGAACCCCACCGCCCGCGCCCTGGCGAACCGCCGCCATCCCGAACCCACACCGGAAGATGCTGTGAAACCATGA